The following coding sequences are from one Anabas testudineus chromosome 16, fAnaTes1.2, whole genome shotgun sequence window:
- the LOC113170965 gene encoding tyrosine-protein phosphatase non-receptor type substrate 1-like isoform X2 — protein MVELPNLCLLLLLVGQVPALTATPEGLRVRQYPPSLSVMRGETASLSCHFKVESLKYGVQWFKIKPEKQIILKSPRHIVVEKNKTSSLMITEVALEDSGWYYCVVNVLQKDPEWGNGTELVVLAPPSPPKMYLRIPEDPQTGQWALLCLTGGFHPNKLNLVWTYQSTAADINHLSVTNCTLPALNSHGNLSEQPVDGALLSSDWLVNSMPVHQSKCFQVMDNHSREMFLFSVFILPLKQSLDTGITFTCEVRDHPAITTALTSSFTWDASPNELIAHLNILKMCFLSAMTVVFLLEVEHFCKQGK, from the exons atggtaGAGCTGCCCAACTTGTGTTTGCTTCTTTTGTTGGTCGGCCAAGTACCAG CCCTGACAGCAACTCCAGAGGGACTGAGGGTTAGACAGTACCCTCCTTCTCTCAGTGTCATGCGGGGTGAGACAGCATCCCTGTCCTGTCATTTCAAAGTTGAATCCCTCAAGTATGGAGTTCAGTGGTTCAAAATAAAGCCGGAAAAGCAGATCATCCTAAAGTCACCCAGGCACATCGTTGTGGAGAAGAATAAAACCTCCTCCCTGATGATCACTGAGGTGGCACTGGAGGATTCTGGGTGGTATTACTGCGTGGTGAACGTCCTGCAGAAAGACCCAGAGTGGGGCAACGGCACAGAGCTGGTTGTGTTAG ctccaccttctcctcccAAAATGTACCTTCGGATCCCCGAAGACCCACAGACTGGTCAGTGGGCTCTTCTTTGTCTCACTGGGGGATTCCACCCCAACAAGCTCAACCTCGTCTGGACTTACCAGAGCACAGCAGCCGATATCAATCACCTGTCAGTCACCAACTGCACTCTTCCTGCCCTCAACTCTCACGGAAACCTGTCTGAACAGCCGGTTGACGGAGCCCTGCTGTCCTCAGATTGGTTGGTGAACTCCATGCCCGTGCACCAGTCAAAATGTTTCCAGGTGATGGACAACCACAGCCGGGAAATGTTCctcttcagtgtgtttattctCCCATTGAAGCAGTCGTTGGACACAGGGATCACCTTCACTTGTGAAGTGCGGGACCATCCTGCCATTACCACAGCTCTAACTTCCTCTTTCACTTGGG ACGCCTCCCCTAATGAGCTGATTGCACACCTGAATATTCTCAAGATGTGTTTCCTCTCTGCAATGACTGTCGTGTTTTTATTGGAAG TCGAACATTTCTGCAAGCAGGGAAAATGA
- the LOC113170965 gene encoding tyrosine-protein phosphatase non-receptor type substrate 1-like isoform X1, translating into MVELPNLCLLLLLVGQVPALTATPEGLRVRQYPPSLSVMRGETASLSCHFKVESLKYGVQWFKIKPEKQIILKSPRHIVVEKNKTSSLMITEVALEDSGWYYCVVNVLQKDPEWGNGTELVVLAPPSPPKMYLRIPEDPQTGQWALLCLTGGFHPNKLNLVWTYQSTAADINHLSVTNCTLPALNSHGNLSEQPVDGALLSSDWLVNSMPVHQSKCFQVMDNHSREMFLFSVFILPLKQSLDTGITFTCEVRDHPAITTALTSSFTWDASPNELIAHLNILKMCFLSAMTVVFLLEAVEHFCKQGK; encoded by the exons atggtaGAGCTGCCCAACTTGTGTTTGCTTCTTTTGTTGGTCGGCCAAGTACCAG CCCTGACAGCAACTCCAGAGGGACTGAGGGTTAGACAGTACCCTCCTTCTCTCAGTGTCATGCGGGGTGAGACAGCATCCCTGTCCTGTCATTTCAAAGTTGAATCCCTCAAGTATGGAGTTCAGTGGTTCAAAATAAAGCCGGAAAAGCAGATCATCCTAAAGTCACCCAGGCACATCGTTGTGGAGAAGAATAAAACCTCCTCCCTGATGATCACTGAGGTGGCACTGGAGGATTCTGGGTGGTATTACTGCGTGGTGAACGTCCTGCAGAAAGACCCAGAGTGGGGCAACGGCACAGAGCTGGTTGTGTTAG ctccaccttctcctcccAAAATGTACCTTCGGATCCCCGAAGACCCACAGACTGGTCAGTGGGCTCTTCTTTGTCTCACTGGGGGATTCCACCCCAACAAGCTCAACCTCGTCTGGACTTACCAGAGCACAGCAGCCGATATCAATCACCTGTCAGTCACCAACTGCACTCTTCCTGCCCTCAACTCTCACGGAAACCTGTCTGAACAGCCGGTTGACGGAGCCCTGCTGTCCTCAGATTGGTTGGTGAACTCCATGCCCGTGCACCAGTCAAAATGTTTCCAGGTGATGGACAACCACAGCCGGGAAATGTTCctcttcagtgtgtttattctCCCATTGAAGCAGTCGTTGGACACAGGGATCACCTTCACTTGTGAAGTGCGGGACCATCCTGCCATTACCACAGCTCTAACTTCCTCTTTCACTTGGG ACGCCTCCCCTAATGAGCTGATTGCACACCTGAATATTCTCAAGATGTGTTTCCTCTCTGCAATGACTGTCGTGTTTTTATTGGAAG CAGTCGAACATTTCTGCAAGCAGGGAAAATGA